A window of the Desulfovibrio oxyclinae DSM 11498 genome harbors these coding sequences:
- a CDS encoding gamma-glutamyl-gamma-aminobutyrate hydrolase family protein, which yields MARPVIGVCGPDKGGGPAWWFTALAVFRAGGRPVRITPKRPRQIHELDGLVLGGGADVSPETYGMEALDPGPKEKPKPTDLGLAIILLLLRWLFGLKFGPKRDPARDDLELHLLTRAMDKNMPVLGICRGCQLMNVHLGGSLHQDLRDFYEEHPQIQSVLPRKRILLQPQTRLAELLRARTVFVNALHRQAVNDVAPGLVVAARELNQVIQAVEHSENRFMLGVQWHPEYMPQSKRQQGLFQALVKAARD from the coding sequence ATGGCTCGACCGGTAATAGGGGTCTGCGGTCCTGACAAAGGGGGTGGCCCCGCCTGGTGGTTCACGGCGCTTGCGGTGTTTCGTGCAGGCGGTCGTCCCGTGCGCATCACTCCAAAGCGCCCGCGACAGATTCATGAACTCGACGGGCTGGTACTCGGCGGCGGCGCCGACGTCAGCCCGGAAACCTACGGTATGGAAGCCCTTGATCCCGGCCCCAAGGAGAAGCCCAAGCCCACCGATCTCGGGCTGGCCATTATTCTGCTTCTCTTGCGCTGGCTGTTCGGGCTGAAATTCGGCCCCAAGCGCGACCCTGCCCGCGACGATCTCGAACTGCATCTGCTGACCCGGGCCATGGACAAGAATATGCCCGTGCTGGGCATCTGCCGTGGCTGTCAGCTGATGAACGTGCATCTTGGCGGTTCGCTGCATCAGGACCTCCGGGATTTCTATGAGGAACATCCACAGATTCAATCCGTGCTGCCTCGCAAGCGCATCCTGCTTCAACCGCAGACGCGCCTTGCCGAGCTGCTGCGGGCAAGGACGGTTTTCGTCAATGCGCTGCATCGGCAGGCCGTGAACGACGTGGCTCCGGGGCTCGTAGTTGCGGCTCGGGAACTCAATCAGGTCATACAGGCCGTGGAGCATTCCGAAAACAGGTTCATGCTGGGTGTGCAATGGCATCCGGAGTACATGCCGCAGTCAAAACGTCAGCAGGGATTGTTCCAAGCCCTGGTCAAAGCCGCCAGAGACTGA